The DNA window GCTGTTTTGCGTCCAGCCAAGACGGTCATTGAGATGTTGAACAGAAAGATCAGTGCGGCAACGAGAATGCCAAATTTCACCCAAAGTGGTTGCTCTAAGAATTCCCGTCCACCGTGGATGCCAACAAGGTAACTTCCGACGGCACCTAGTGTTCCCACCATCAGCAGGATCAACTGGATGTAAGCCAGTTTGACTGAATAGATCTCCTGCTCGCTTTCCTCGGGGATCAGAAAGTAAGCCGCGCCAAAAAAACCCAGCAAGAGCCAAACGATCAATGCGTTGGTGTGGATCATGCGGATAATATTGAAGGGCAGCAGTTCCGATAAAAAATTAGGTGAGACGTAAATCCAACCTGCCAATAAACCGCCAACGACCTGAATGCCGAACAGGAGCATTGCACAAAGGAAATAGGCGTAGGCCACTTTTTGAGAAGCGTATTTCATTGGAATTCCCCCTTATCCGGCATCGTTGGGCGGCCAGCCCTGAGTGTCAGTTTGATCGGCCCAACGCAGAAATTCAGACAAAGCCCGCATTTCTTCGTCTGTGATTGCAAAACTCGGCATCTGGCGGCGGCCTTCGATGCCACTAGGCTGAGCATCCATCCAACCTTTGAGCACTTCAAAAGCAGCTTCGGGATCGTCAGCGACACCCCAGCGGGTCATGACGTTGCCAACTTCGGGCGCGAAATAGGCGCCTTCGCCGTGTAATGTGTGACAGTTGATGCAGCTGTGCCGTTCCCAGACATGTTTGCCCAAGGCAACCTCTTCGGTCAGAGGCATGCCAGCGGTTGAAGTCGTGACCACATAGCGATGGCTGTGAACGGTGAGCACGATAAATATCACCACGAAGAACAGTGATCCTCCGTAGAAAATATTGCGCGCGCGCGATTTGGTGAGGAATTCTGACATTTCCTGCGCCCTCTTGAAATTTCATTGCCTTCGGAAATAGCGCGTTCGGGACATTGGGAAGTTGTGCCAGCACAAAGAAAGCGGCAAAAACCGATCTAGGATTGGATCAGGAAAAGGATCCGATTGTGGAACAGGTCGCCGACATTGATGATCCAAATATGTTGCTGTGCGACATCATGGAAAGGTGGCCGCAGACCATTCCGGTTTTTATCAGACATAAAATGCTGTGTGTGGGCTGCGCGATTTCGCCATACCACACAATTCAAGATGCATGTTTAGAGCACAGAGTTTCCGAAACTATGTTTCGAGAGGAGCTCGGCCAAGCTATCAACACGCATTAGCTACTGTGCAACACCAATTTATGCGGGTCGGTGACCACAATCTTTTTGCGCGTGCTTTTGATTGTGCCTTCGCGTTCCCATGCGCTGAGCAACCGGCTGATCGTGTGCAAGGTGCTGCCTGTCATTTCGGAGATATCCTGCCGGGTGATTGGGAAATCAATCTCAATCCCATCGTCAGTTTTACGACCAGTTTGATTGATCAGCCGTAACAAAGTATTGGCAACTCGTTGTTCAACCTGCTGCGTGGCAAGCTCTAAAATCCGGTTGTTCATATCGGCTACACGGGTGCCGACCGTTTTATAAACTCCGTCTGAAAAGCCAGTGTAACTTTGTAGAAATCCGTTCAGATGCCTCATCGGCCAGCTCAGGCACAGGCACTCTGCTGCTGTGACAGAGGTGGCGGGGTATGTTGTGTGACCAAGAGCAGCAGCAATGCCAAACAAATGCCCACTTGGGATATGCAGGGCAATGATTTGTTCGCCAGCTGGAGTCAGGCGCACGACGCGAATATAGCCATCCAACAACAGATAAAAATGCTCGGCGGCTTCGCCCTCTTCAAAAACCGTCGCACCTGCGTCAAAGCGCCGGGTGGTCGCAAGATCAAGTATGTCACGGATCTGGGCACGATCCAGTTTCGCAAAAAGCGGCAGGTTGGCCAACAGGCTCTCGTCGAGTTTGTTCACATTCCGCCCCATAGGTTGTCTTGGCACAAAGAGTGTTAAGCCCAATTCCCTCACATTGCCACCAATTCAAACACATCCAACCCCGGAAAGGAAACTGTGATGTTTGTGAAATCTTTGGCGATTGTCGCCACTTTGTGTATTGGCAGTGGCGCACTTGCGGAAACCATCGAAGTGAAAATGCTTAACAAAGGGGAAGAGGGCACCATGGTGTTTGAGCCTGCTTATATCGCAGCCCAACCCGGTGACACCATCCGTTTCATTTCAACCGACAAAGGGCACAACGTGGAATCCATAAAAGGCATGCTGCCTGAAGGAGTTGAGAAATTCAAAAGCAAACTGGGTGCCGATTTTGATCTGCAGGTTGATGCCGAAGGCGTGTACGGGATTAAATGTACACCGCACTACGCCTTGGGAATGGTCGCGCTGATCCAGGTTGGCGATGCGGTTAATCTTGAGGATGCAAGCACCGTCAAACAAAAGGGTAAGGCCAAAAAGCGGTTTGTTCCTTTGTTTGAAAGCGTTCAGTAAGTTTTCATAGGACGTACACGGACGGCGGCCCTGTAAGGGGTCGTCTAAAATCTATTTTAGCTGGATTAGATGACAACACCTCGGCTTCCCATCTTGTTCAATCTGGGCTTCAGGCCTTTCTTTTTGCTTGCCACCGGGTTTGCAGTGGGCGCCATCGCGCTTTGGATGATGATTTGGCACGGATTGCTGGTACTGCAAGGTCCCTTCTCACCCACGGATTGGCATATTCACGAAATGCTATTTGCCTATAGCTCGGCGGTCATTGCCGGGTTCTTGTTAACCGCAATTCCCAATTGGACCGGAGGCGTACCAATCAAAGGTTGGGCCTTGGCGTTTTTGGTAATTTTGTGGGTGGCAGGGCGGATTGCAGTTCTTGGTGCAACCGGACTATCTGCTGGTTGGATCATGGCAATCGACAGCAGTTTTTTAGCTGTGCTCTGTATTGTTACCGCATACCAGTTGATTGCCTCTCACAACTGGCGCAACTTGATTGTCATTGCATTGATCTTTCTGCTGCTCGCTTCAAACATGGCCTTTCATTATGAGGCGGTGACGTTCGGCACTACTGACTATAGCCGCCGCGCAGGGATGGCTGTGTTGACCCTGCTGATTATGCTGATTGGTGGGCGTGTGATTCCTAGCTTCACACGGAATTGGCTGCTGAAACAGAAGATCACGCCTTTACCCGCGCCATTTGATCGGTTTGATGCCACATCACTGGGCATCGCAGCGATTGCTTTGGGTTTGTGGGTTTTCAAGGGACCTTTGATGCTTACAGCCATAGTATTGAGCATCGCCGCCGCCGCTCATCTGGTCCGGACCCTGCGGTGGCAAGGGTTTCGCGCACGGCGGTCTGCCATCTTACTGATGTTACATGTCTCCTACCTTTGCCTTCCGGCAGGTTTTGCCCTGCTTGCGCTTTCACTGATCCGATCTGATGTGAGTTCAGCGGCGGGCCTCCACGTGCTTGGGATGGGGGCGGTTGGCGGAATGACAACGGCCGTCATGTTGCGGGCTAGCCTGGGGCATACGGGGCGGGCTCTCGCTGCGGGGCCGACCCTCAGTCTGGCGTTCACCTTGGTTTTGATTGCGAGCCTTGTGCGAGCCTTGGTGCCAAACATAGCACTCGCAGGCGTATCAGGCGTTCAGATCTCAGCGCTTCTCTGGATGGCAGGTTTTACCCTGATCTGCACCCGCATCTGGCCTTGGTTTTTAGCTCCAAGGGTGGATTAATTTTCACGGATCAGTCGGATGACGAGATGATCGGGCGGCAGGCCAACCGCACAGCCCCCGACACTGGCGTCACGGACAAAATCGATAATAAACGCCCGGTGCACACCTTGCGCCAGACGAACCCCGCAATAATCTTCGCTTTCCTTGATGACCCGCCCGTCTGCATTGATCTCACCTTTTTTGAAGCAGGTGGTGGTCCACTCCCAGACGTTGCCGCCCAGATAGCCGATACCTAGAGAATTCTCGTCGTATGTTCCTAAGGGGCTCAAGGTGGGGTCGGCGTTGTCACGTTGTATCGCATTCGCCCGGTACGCTTTTATCCAGCGCTGTGCCGGATCGTCAGAGTTATCGGCGTCCTCTGCAACGATTTCATCCACGTATCGTTCTGCCGCCGCATAGGCCCATTCAGGGCCGCTAG is part of the Roseovarius sp. EL26 genome and encodes:
- a CDS encoding cytochrome c, with amino-acid sequence MSEFLTKSRARNIFYGGSLFFVVIFIVLTVHSHRYVVTTSTAGMPLTEEVALGKHVWERHSCINCHTLHGEGAYFAPEVGNVMTRWGVADDPEAAFEVLKGWMDAQPSGIEGRRQMPSFAITDEEMRALSEFLRWADQTDTQGWPPNDAG
- a CDS encoding DUF1858 domain-containing protein, which gives rise to MLLCDIMERWPQTIPVFIRHKMLCVGCAISPYHTIQDACLEHRVSETMFREELGQAINTH
- a CDS encoding Crp/Fnr family transcriptional regulator — encoded protein: MNKLDESLLANLPLFAKLDRAQIRDILDLATTRRFDAGATVFEEGEAAEHFYLLLDGYIRVVRLTPAGEQIIALHIPSGHLFGIAAALGHTTYPATSVTAAECLCLSWPMRHLNGFLQSYTGFSDGVYKTVGTRVADMNNRILELATQQVEQRVANTLLRLINQTGRKTDDGIEIDFPITRQDISEMTGSTLHTISRLLSAWEREGTIKSTRKKIVVTDPHKLVLHSS
- a CDS encoding pseudoazurin, translated to MFVKSLAIVATLCIGSGALAETIEVKMLNKGEEGTMVFEPAYIAAQPGDTIRFISTDKGHNVESIKGMLPEGVEKFKSKLGADFDLQVDAEGVYGIKCTPHYALGMVALIQVGDAVNLEDASTVKQKGKAKKRFVPLFESVQ
- a CDS encoding NnrS family protein — encoded protein: MTTPRLPILFNLGFRPFFLLATGFAVGAIALWMMIWHGLLVLQGPFSPTDWHIHEMLFAYSSAVIAGFLLTAIPNWTGGVPIKGWALAFLVILWVAGRIAVLGATGLSAGWIMAIDSSFLAVLCIVTAYQLIASHNWRNLIVIALIFLLLASNMAFHYEAVTFGTTDYSRRAGMAVLTLLIMLIGGRVIPSFTRNWLLKQKITPLPAPFDRFDATSLGIAAIALGLWVFKGPLMLTAIVLSIAAAAHLVRTLRWQGFRARRSAILLMLHVSYLCLPAGFALLALSLIRSDVSSAAGLHVLGMGAVGGMTTAVMLRASLGHTGRALAAGPTLSLAFTLVLIASLVRALVPNIALAGVSGVQISALLWMAGFTLICTRIWPWFLAPRVD
- a CDS encoding SUMF1/EgtB/PvdO family nonheme iron enzyme, producing MRAFVLSMLGIGGVTILMGAYLAGFLGGPAELPDDLPEMRALPSGVTTYRPVGDFRTGTRVRNAPKQVVTIPGKLEIMRYPVTQAAYATCVEAGACKVTLSSGAEHLPQTLVNYRDAVDFAQWQSDRTGQNWRLPSGPEWAYAAAERYVDEIVAEDADNSDDPAQRWIKAYRANAIQRDNADPTLSPLGTYDENSLGIGYLGGNVWEWTTTCFKKGEINADGRVIKESEDYCGVRLAQGVHRAFIIDFVRDASVGGCAVGLPPDHLVIRLIREN